The proteins below are encoded in one region of Clostridium estertheticum:
- a CDS encoding LytTR family transcriptional regulator DNA-binding domain-containing protein, with the protein MFKIKGLYKEKKNNILKGIDINIDKGNSVSIECSNEISDLLVNLILGKEIPGKGEIFIEGIKNLEYIKKNMASIGVVLREDALYENMTIESYMKFFADIFGNKVDYKEILMGLALLDIANTKINKLSYSQKRRVSFARERLKQPKLLIFQEPILNMELDGAISIIENIDDLCSSGTAVLITSVLFKDTIMISEKAYRLDAAGLVSLSNNREEYDCQKEEMHKGVDGIPIEKLVSTNEIYKIEKIPVKIEDKILLFDPIEIDYIESDKGISNIYISGEKFPCTISLTDLEERLKYFGFFRCHRSYIVNLQRVREIITWTRNSYSLGLDDKIKSSVPLSKGRLDELKTILKL; encoded by the coding sequence ATGTTTAAAATTAAAGGCTTGTATAAAGAGAAAAAGAATAATATTTTGAAAGGCATAGATATTAATATAGATAAAGGAAACTCTGTAAGTATAGAATGTAGCAATGAGATAAGTGATTTGCTGGTAAATTTGATATTGGGAAAAGAAATACCAGGAAAAGGTGAGATTTTTATAGAGGGTATTAAAAATTTGGAGTATATTAAAAAAAACATGGCTAGCATAGGAGTTGTGCTCAGAGAAGATGCTCTTTATGAAAATATGACGATAGAGAGTTATATGAAGTTTTTTGCTGATATTTTTGGAAACAAGGTTGATTATAAAGAAATATTGATGGGGCTGGCACTTTTGGACATTGCCAATACTAAAATTAATAAGTTAAGTTATTCACAAAAAAGACGTGTAAGCTTTGCTAGAGAAAGATTAAAGCAACCTAAATTGTTAATATTTCAGGAGCCAATTCTTAATATGGAGCTGGATGGAGCCATATCAATAATTGAAAACATAGATGATTTATGTTCTAGTGGAACAGCTGTGTTGATCACCTCCGTGCTTTTTAAAGATACGATAATGATCAGCGAAAAAGCGTATCGGTTAGATGCAGCTGGATTGGTATCATTAAGTAATAATAGAGAAGAGTATGACTGCCAGAAAGAGGAAATGCATAAGGGGGTGGATGGCATCCCTATAGAAAAATTGGTCAGTACAAACGAAATATATAAAATTGAGAAGATACCGGTTAAAATAGAGGATAAAATTCTGCTGTTTGATCCGATAGAGATTGATTATATTGAGAGTGACAAGGGAATTAGCAATATATATATTAGTGGAGAAAAGTTTCCTTGTACTATTTCTCTTACTGATTTGGAAGAAAGATTAAAATACTTTGGATTTTTCAGATGTCATAGATCGTATATAGTAAATTTACAAAGAGTACGAGAAATAATTACTTGGACAAGGAATAGTTACAGTCTAGGTCTGGACGATAAAATAAAGAGTTCCGTACCTTTGTCAAAAGGTAGATTAGATGAGTTGAAAACAATACTAAAGTTGTAA